In Fibrobacter sp. UWR3, one DNA window encodes the following:
- a CDS encoding ferredoxin family protein — MSIIIDQGKCIGCRRCHDVCPGTLIKINENKKAFIKYPKDCWGCTSCIKECPVHAISFFLGEDIGGKGCKVHTEKVKGEKNDIVQWFFELNDGSVKTIDIDPKESNKY; from the coding sequence ATGAGCATCATCATTGATCAAGGCAAGTGCATTGGTTGCAGGCGCTGCCACGACGTTTGCCCCGGCACGTTAATCAAGATAAACGAGAACAAGAAAGCGTTTATCAAGTACCCCAAGGACTGCTGGGGTTGTACCTCGTGCATCAAGGAATGCCCGGTTCATGCCATCAGCTTCTTCCTCGGCGAAGACATCGGCGGCAAGGGCTGCAAGGTACACACCGAAAAAGTCAAGGGCGAAAAGAACGATATCGTGCAGTGGTTTTTTGAACTGAATGACGGAAGCGTCAAGACGATCGATATCGACCCCAAGGAATCAAATAAGTATTAA
- a CDS encoding adenylyl-sulfate reductase subunit alpha codes for MKIERLKTDLLIIGGGTAGCYAAITAASNAAENKGADLKILVVEKANIKRSGCLAAGVNALNAYITEGRTPRDYVEYAKKDADGIVREDLLYSISEKFNEVAAHLEKLGLVILKDKDGKYVTRGNRNIKINGENIKPILAAAVAKAPNVQVLNHVNIFDFSVHDNRIDGAFGFGIENDTFYAIEARAVIVATGGAAGLYRPNNPGFSRHKMWYPPFNTGAGYAMGIRHGAEMTTFEMRFIALRCKDTIAPTGTLAQGVGAKQVNALGEVYETKYGISTSERVYGTVAENLEGRGPCYLRTVGITPEQEESLLKAYLNMAPSQTIRWIENDTPSKANVEIEGTEPYIVGGHTASGYWVDTKRATTIEGLYAAGDVAGGAPQKYVTGALAEGEIAAKSAVEYVKGLSALRQAQGTDAPGVNPLGKILEEEVAEHVAEIEIFLNNKNGADTAESLEEAMQTAMDTYAGGIKTGYRYSENQLAIALREIENIESRVSGLHADDLQEVMYIYELKERLTVCKSVIAHLAARHETRWHSFAENTDYPEKDNERFRKYVNSRLENGQIKIILRELTAEGQRNYEHHH; via the coding sequence GTGAAGATAGAACGGCTTAAAACGGATTTGTTGATTATAGGCGGCGGGACGGCCGGCTGTTATGCCGCTATTACTGCCGCGTCAAATGCCGCGGAAAATAAAGGCGCTGACCTCAAAATTCTAGTCGTCGAGAAGGCGAACATCAAGCGGAGCGGCTGCCTCGCGGCGGGCGTGAACGCGCTGAATGCCTACATTACCGAGGGGCGCACGCCTAGGGATTACGTGGAATACGCGAAGAAGGATGCCGACGGAATCGTGCGCGAGGATTTGCTCTATTCCATCTCCGAGAAGTTCAACGAGGTCGCCGCGCACTTGGAAAAGCTCGGGCTTGTCATCTTGAAGGACAAGGACGGCAAGTATGTGACGCGCGGGAACCGCAACATCAAAATCAACGGCGAGAACATCAAGCCGATTCTGGCTGCGGCAGTCGCGAAGGCGCCGAACGTTCAGGTGCTGAACCACGTGAACATTTTCGATTTTTCCGTTCACGACAACAGGATTGACGGCGCGTTCGGTTTCGGGATAGAGAACGATACTTTTTACGCCATCGAGGCGCGCGCGGTCATTGTCGCGACGGGCGGTGCCGCCGGGCTTTACCGCCCGAACAATCCGGGATTTTCGCGGCATAAGATGTGGTACCCGCCGTTCAATACGGGTGCGGGTTATGCCATGGGTATCCGTCACGGTGCCGAGATGACGACTTTCGAGATGCGTTTTATTGCGCTCCGTTGCAAGGATACGATTGCTCCGACGGGCACGCTCGCGCAGGGCGTGGGTGCGAAGCAGGTAAATGCGCTTGGAGAAGTTTACGAGACGAAGTACGGGATTTCTACCTCCGAACGCGTGTACGGCACGGTGGCCGAAAATCTGGAAGGTCGCGGGCCGTGCTACCTGCGCACCGTTGGGATTACGCCCGAGCAGGAAGAATCGCTTTTGAAGGCTTACCTGAACATGGCGCCGTCGCAGACGATTCGCTGGATTGAAAACGACACGCCGTCGAAGGCGAATGTGGAAATCGAAGGTACGGAACCCTATATCGTGGGCGGCCACACCGCAAGCGGTTACTGGGTCGATACCAAGCGCGCGACGACCATCGAAGGGCTCTATGCCGCTGGTGACGTTGCCGGTGGTGCCCCGCAAAAGTACGTGACGGGCGCGCTTGCCGAAGGTGAGATTGCGGCGAAGAGTGCCGTGGAGTATGTAAAGGGTTTGTCGGCCCTTCGGCAAGCTCAGGGAACTGACGCGCCGGGCGTGAACCCGCTGGGGAAAATTTTGGAAGAGGAGGTTGCAGAACATGTCGCAGAAATCGAGATATTCCTCAATAACAAGAACGGCGCGGACACCGCTGAAAGTCTTGAAGAAGCAATGCAAACGGCTATGGACACTTATGCAGGCGGCATCAAGACAGGCTATCGTTATAGCGAAAATCAGCTAGCGATTGCCCTCAGGGAAATAGAAAATATCGAGTCTCGTGTGAGTGGCCTGCATGCAGACGATTTGCAAGAAGTCATGTACATCTACGAGCTCAAGGAACGCCTGACGGTCTGCAAGAGCGTGATTGCGCACCTGGCCGCACGTCACGAAACCCGTTGGCACAGTTTTGCCGAAAACACCGACTATCCCGAAAAAGACAACGAACGTTTCCGCAAGTACGTGAATTCCCGTCTCGAAAATGGACAAATTAAAATCATCTTGCGCGAACTCACCGCAGAAGGGCAAAGGAACTATGAGCATCATCATTGA
- the cysD gene encoding sulfate adenylyltransferase subunit CysD, with protein sequence MSEFSHLDELEAEAIYIIREVAAECEKPVMLYSIGKDSSVMLHLAMKAFYPEKPPFPFLHVNTTWKFREMIEFRDRTAQKLGIEMIEYINQDGVKQGINPFDHGAAYTDIMKTQALKQALNKYGFTAAFGGGRRDEEKSRAKERIFSFRNSAHAWDPKNQRPEMWKLYNTKINKGESIRVFPISNWTEKDIWQYIKREKIDIVPLYFAAPRPVVVRDGNIIMVDDERFPLREGETPEIKSVRFRTLGCYPLTGGIESTATTLDEIIDETLSAVSSERTSRVIDNEAAGSMERRKREGYF encoded by the coding sequence TTGAGCGAATTTTCACACCTCGACGAGCTGGAAGCCGAAGCCATCTACATCATCCGCGAAGTCGCTGCAGAATGCGAGAAGCCGGTGATGCTCTATTCTATCGGCAAGGACAGTTCCGTCATGCTACATTTGGCCATGAAGGCCTTTTACCCCGAAAAGCCGCCTTTCCCGTTCCTGCACGTGAACACCACGTGGAAGTTCCGCGAGATGATTGAGTTTCGCGACCGCACGGCGCAAAAGCTCGGCATCGAGATGATCGAGTACATCAACCAGGATGGCGTCAAGCAGGGAATCAACCCGTTTGACCACGGCGCGGCATACACCGACATCATGAAGACGCAGGCCTTGAAACAGGCTTTGAACAAGTACGGATTCACTGCGGCATTTGGTGGCGGCAGGCGCGACGAAGAAAAGTCCCGCGCGAAGGAACGCATCTTTTCGTTCCGCAATTCCGCGCACGCCTGGGACCCGAAAAACCAGCGCCCCGAAATGTGGAAGCTTTACAACACCAAGATTAACAAGGGCGAAAGTATCCGCGTTTTCCCGATTTCCAACTGGACCGAAAAAGACATCTGGCAGTACATCAAGCGCGAAAAGATTGATATCGTTCCGCTGTACTTTGCGGCCCCGCGCCCGGTCGTGGTACGCGATGGCAACATCATTATGGTGGACGACGAACGTTTTCCGCTTCGCGAAGGCGAAACTCCCGAAATCAAGTCGGTGCGTTTCCGCACACTGGGCTGTTACCCGCTCACGGGCGGTATCGAATCGACCGCCACGACGCTTGACGAAATCATCGATGAAACCCTGAGCGCCGTATCTTCGGAACGCACTTCCCGCGTGATCGACAACGAAGCCGCGGGCAGCATGGAAC